A region from the Ptychodera flava strain L36383 chromosome 10, AS_Pfla_20210202, whole genome shotgun sequence genome encodes:
- the LOC139142269 gene encoding monocarboxylate transporter 13-like: MTATPGAHRYEVAAPDGGWGWAVVFASFLATSLCGGSIYSFGVLYVAYLDEFERSKAATAWIGSIFTCTFTFAMSASLGLSHKIGHRATVMLAGLVSSIGLALTSFASNIYSVYITHGLITGFGFGMGYMPGIDIISVYFKKRLSLALGLGMAGTGAGHFVLSISGQALFDIYGLHGTLMILSASVLNLCVAGALLRPLGEHHTAVVDVPVRCDDNEGHEIDDTNSQAVSDKASVNESIDDAKTSLEEIQDIQSKSTVARSRKKLTCKSVVHSCISFMYDIQLMTEPVFLAMVFIAMLQTFGQYAGAAHMVMRVRDYGISDSKSAVIPAVMGLAQMIGRPLYGFIGNCFSIRPTLIYSVGMSLCAITTAVSVLVKSFTVQLIYVIVFGMSLGGYKVYIPIVVSHFFGPKKLGYGTTFLSQVHGVLGLLVSPLIGWMRDVSGGYDGAFWVISAAYLLGALVSLLLPLVDKLVKRRRSSMQTDDS; this comes from the exons ATGACAGCCACGCCAGGAGCACACAGGTATGAGGTCGCTGCTCCAGATGGTGGCTGGGGATGGGCAGTCGTCTTTGCATCATTCTTGGCGACATCCCTATGTGGAGGAAGTATATATTCCTTCGGCGTGCTCTATGTCGCCTATCTGGACGAATTCGAGCGATCTAAAGCAGCGACAG CTTGGATTGGATCAATATTCACATGTACGTTCACCTTTGCGATGTCTGCTAGCCTTGGTTTATCCCATAAGATAGGTCACCGTGCCACCGTCATGTTAGCAGGCCTTGTGTCCTCGATTGGTCTGGCTCTGACCTCGTTCGCCAGCAATATCTACTCAGTGTACATCACACATGGATTAATCACAG GATTTGGGTTTGGTATGGGCTATATGCCTGGCATTGATATAATAAgtgtatatttcaaaaaaagacTCTCTCTTGCACTTGGACTCGGTATGGCTGGAACAGGAGCTGGTCATTTCGTATTGTCAATCTCCGGCCAGGCTCTGTTCGACATCTATGGTTTGCATGGGACACTAATGATATTGTCGGCTTCAGTTCTGAACCTCTGTGTGGCTGGCGCCCTCTTGAGGCCATTAGGTGAGCATCATACCGCTGTTGTCGATGTACCAGTGCGATGCGATGATAATGAAGGCCATGAAATTGACGATACTAACTCTCAAGCTGTCAGTGACAAAGCTTCCGTAAATGAAAGTATCGATGATGCAAAGACAAGTTTAGAAGAAATTCAGGATATACAGAGCAAATCAACAGTAGCGCGAAGTCGCAAAAAGTTGACCTGTAAGTCGGTGGTGCACTCATGTATTTCATTCATGTACGATATCCAACTTATGACGGAGCCGGTTTTTCTTGCAATGGTCTTTATTGCTATGCTTCAGACATTTGGTCAATATGCAGGAGCTGCTCATATG gTCATGCGAGTGCGTGATTATGGGATATCAGACAGCAAGAGTGCTGTAATACCAGCTGTAATGGGTCTAGCTCAGATGATTGGTCGCCCTCTATATGGTTTCATCGGAAACTGTTTCAGCATTCGGCCGACTTTGATATACTCTGTTGGTATGTCATTGTGTGCAATAACGACTGCAGTCAGCGTCTTGGTAAAGTCATTTACAG TGCAGCTTATCTATGTGATTGTCTTCGGGATGTCGCTTGGCGGTTACAAAGTATACATTCCAATCGTAGTTTCGCATTTTTTCGGACCCAAGAAGTTAGGCTATGGTACAACTTTCTTGTCACAAGTACACGGGGTCTTAGGATTACTAGTGTCACCATTGATAG GATGGATGCGTGACGTCAGTGGTGGGTACGACGGAGCATTCTGGGTAATATCAGCAGCCTACCTGTTGGGAGCTTTGGTATCTCTGCTTCTACCACTCGTCGATAAACTGGTGAAAAGGAGGCGCTCCAGTATGCAGACAGATGATTCATAG